A single window of Granulicella sibirica DNA harbors:
- the htpG gene encoding molecular chaperone HtpG gives MSKREFQTEVSQLLQLIIHSLYSHPEIFLRELISNSSDALDKLRYLTLTDETFKSFPFTPRIDLELDEENKTLTLADNGIGMNEEDLVSHLGTIARSGTKNFLSQLSGDAKKDSNLIGQFGVGFYSAFMVADKIEVVSRKAGEDKAWRWISDGKTGFDISPAERDTAGTTILLHFNEEGKVYANSWRLQEVVKKYSNHIAFPIFLTYDKSEWNAEEKKSEKTRTTEQVNAASALWRRSKSELTDEDYKELYKSITGESQDPLFWFHTKAEGSLEYTTLFYIPAKAPLDLYQAEYKVGVKLYVKRVFIMDDAKELLPQYLRFVRGIIDSEDLPLNVSREILQQNRILTTIRTASVKKILTELKNIATNQPEKYLEFITEYNRPLKEGLHNDYANRETLLDLIRFKSTKVEGLTSLADVKSRMKDGQKSIYYITGGNEGLLRTSPLLEIYKKKDLEVLILDDDIDEIVFSGVDKYEEIDLKAVNKASTSEDLKDDAEAEQTADKTKELQPLLDKLKATLGDQVKDVRASVRLADSPSCIVSDEEEPSLQMLQMLRAMGQKDIPAVKPTLEINPDHEIVKKLLARSDDSVAQDAAWLLFDQALLMEGVPLKDPGTFVQRLNRVLNLSI, from the coding sequence ATGTCGAAGCGCGAATTTCAAACTGAAGTCTCCCAACTCCTCCAGCTCATCATTCATTCCCTCTACTCGCATCCTGAGATCTTCCTGCGCGAGCTCATCTCGAACTCGTCGGACGCTCTCGACAAACTCCGCTATCTCACCCTCACCGACGAAACCTTCAAGAGCTTCCCCTTTACCCCCCGGATCGACCTCGAACTCGACGAGGAGAACAAGACCCTCACCCTCGCCGACAACGGCATCGGCATGAACGAAGAGGATCTCGTCTCGCATCTCGGCACCATCGCACGCTCGGGAACAAAGAACTTCCTCTCCCAGCTCTCCGGAGATGCAAAGAAGGACTCGAACCTCATCGGCCAGTTCGGCGTCGGCTTCTACAGCGCCTTCATGGTCGCCGACAAGATCGAAGTCGTCTCCCGCAAAGCTGGCGAAGACAAGGCCTGGCGCTGGATCAGCGACGGCAAGACCGGCTTCGACATCTCTCCCGCCGAGCGCGATACCGCTGGCACCACGATCCTTCTTCACTTCAACGAAGAGGGCAAGGTGTACGCCAATAGCTGGCGCTTGCAGGAGGTCGTCAAGAAGTACTCCAACCACATCGCCTTCCCCATCTTCCTCACGTACGACAAGAGCGAATGGAACGCGGAGGAGAAGAAGTCCGAGAAGACTCGCACCACCGAGCAGGTCAACGCGGCCAGCGCACTCTGGCGTCGCTCCAAGAGCGAACTTACCGACGAGGACTACAAGGAGCTCTATAAGTCGATCACAGGCGAGTCGCAGGATCCGCTCTTCTGGTTCCACACCAAGGCCGAGGGAAGCCTCGAATACACCACGCTCTTCTACATTCCCGCGAAAGCCCCGCTCGATCTCTATCAGGCCGAGTACAAGGTTGGCGTCAAGCTCTACGTCAAGCGCGTCTTCATCATGGACGACGCCAAGGAGCTTCTGCCGCAGTATCTCCGCTTCGTCCGCGGCATCATCGACAGCGAAGATCTTCCGCTGAACGTCAGCCGCGAAATTCTCCAGCAGAACCGCATCCTCACCACAATCCGCACCGCCAGCGTCAAGAAGATCCTGACCGAGCTGAAGAACATCGCAACGAACCAGCCGGAGAAGTATCTCGAGTTCATCACCGAGTACAACCGTCCCCTCAAGGAAGGTCTGCACAACGACTACGCGAACCGCGAAACCCTCCTCGATCTCATCCGCTTCAAGTCGACCAAGGTCGAAGGCCTCACCAGCCTCGCTGACGTCAAGTCGCGCATGAAGGACGGGCAGAAGAGCATCTACTACATCACCGGAGGTAACGAGGGTCTTTTGCGAACTTCGCCTCTGCTCGAGATCTACAAGAAGAAGGACCTCGAAGTGCTAATCCTCGATGACGACATCGACGAGATCGTCTTCTCCGGCGTCGATAAGTATGAGGAAATCGACCTCAAGGCGGTCAACAAGGCCTCCACGAGCGAAGACCTCAAGGACGATGCCGAAGCCGAACAGACAGCCGACAAGACCAAGGAGCTACAGCCTCTGCTCGATAAGCTGAAGGCAACGCTCGGCGACCAGGTCAAAGATGTTCGCGCTTCGGTTCGCCTCGCCGACAGCCCATCCTGCATCGTCTCCGATGAAGAAGAGCCATCACTGCAAATGCTGCAAATGCTCCGCGCCATGGGCCAGAAGGACATCCCGGCGGTAAAGCCCACCCTCGAGATCAACCCCGATCACGAGATCGTCAAGAAGCTCCTCGCCCGTTCCGACGACTCCGTCGCCCAGGACGCCGCGTGGCTGCTCTTCGACCAGGCTTTGCTGATGGAAGGCGTGCCGCTCAAGGATCCTGGCACCTTCGTTCAACGCCTCAATCGCGTCCTCAACCTGTCGATCTAG
- a CDS encoding tannase/feruloyl esterase family alpha/beta hydrolase: MRKWFACLAGLLAIALITRASWADSCDALSKQDSSAASISAAKSPGGSFKADDGAKAISGLSAFCRVAVTLRPTSDSEIHAEIWLPVSGWNGKFMAVGSGGWGGSIAYDGMADALRRGYATSATDDGHTGGSASFVVGHPEKFVDFAYRAEHEMTMEAKRLIKAYYGRDARYSYWNGCSGGGREGLLQAYRYPEEFDGVIAGDPANVRRNAWALWLANETFKDPAGYIPPEKYSMIHQFVLNTCDLKDGVKDGLIEDPERCHVDFNGLTCKASDGPDCLTTRQVKTAQTIVSPAMDAKGAVYFPRLEPGTELRWGRVAGGPEPAELFWDQFRYVVYQNPSWDWKSFDLERDSMKANAVDKDVDELDPNLGAFAKRGGKLLLYHGWADQQVAPGSSTDFYKAMIEASGTGARTSDWARLFMVPGMAHCSGGEGPDRFDKVDVMERWVEKGQAPEKIVASHATAGKVDRTRPLCPYPQLARYSGQGSIDDAANFSCKASQ; encoded by the coding sequence ATGAGGAAATGGTTCGCTTGCCTCGCCGGACTTCTGGCCATCGCGCTCATCACGCGTGCAAGTTGGGCTGACTCGTGCGATGCGCTCTCGAAGCAGGATTCGTCCGCCGCCTCAATTTCCGCAGCAAAGTCACCGGGCGGATCGTTCAAGGCAGATGACGGAGCGAAAGCGATCTCGGGGCTCTCTGCTTTTTGTCGCGTTGCGGTGACGCTGAGACCCACGTCCGACTCGGAGATTCATGCCGAGATATGGCTTCCTGTGTCGGGTTGGAACGGCAAGTTCATGGCCGTGGGGAGCGGCGGATGGGGTGGGTCGATTGCCTACGACGGGATGGCGGATGCGCTGCGGCGCGGATATGCCACGAGCGCGACCGATGACGGACACACGGGAGGAAGCGCCAGCTTTGTGGTTGGGCATCCGGAGAAGTTCGTCGACTTCGCCTACCGGGCGGAGCATGAGATGACGATGGAAGCGAAGAGGCTCATCAAGGCGTACTACGGCCGGGATGCGCGCTACTCGTATTGGAATGGATGCTCCGGTGGCGGGCGCGAGGGGCTATTGCAGGCTTATCGCTATCCGGAGGAGTTTGATGGGGTGATTGCGGGGGATCCGGCGAACGTTCGGCGTAACGCCTGGGCGCTTTGGCTGGCGAACGAGACGTTCAAGGATCCTGCGGGTTATATACCGCCGGAAAAGTATTCCATGATTCACCAGTTCGTTTTGAATACATGTGATCTAAAGGATGGGGTGAAGGACGGGCTGATCGAAGACCCGGAGAGGTGTCACGTGGACTTTAACGGGCTTACGTGCAAGGCCAGCGACGGGCCGGATTGCCTCACCACGCGGCAGGTGAAGACGGCGCAGACGATCGTGAGCCCGGCGATGGATGCGAAGGGCGCGGTCTACTTTCCCCGGCTTGAGCCCGGGACGGAGCTTCGCTGGGGACGGGTAGCTGGTGGGCCGGAGCCCGCGGAGTTGTTCTGGGACCAGTTCCGGTATGTCGTGTACCAGAACCCGAGTTGGGACTGGAAGAGCTTCGATCTTGAGCGCGATTCGATGAAAGCGAATGCAGTGGATAAGGATGTTGACGAACTCGACCCGAACCTCGGTGCTTTCGCGAAGCGCGGCGGAAAGCTGCTTCTGTATCACGGGTGGGCGGACCAGCAAGTGGCGCCTGGGTCGAGCACGGACTTTTATAAAGCCATGATTGAGGCTAGCGGAACGGGTGCTCGCACGTCCGACTGGGCTCGGCTCTTCATGGTGCCGGGAATGGCGCACTGCTCCGGTGGCGAGGGGCCGGATCGATTCGACAAGGTCGATGTGATGGAACGATGGGTGGAGAAGGGACAGGCTCCGGAGAAGATCGTTGCCTCGCATGCAACGGCAGGGAAGGTGGATCGTACGCGTCCGCTCTGCCCCTATCCGCAGTTGGCTCGCTACAGCGGCCAAGGGAGTATCGACGATGCGGCCAACTTCAGTTGCAAGGCTTCGCAGTGA
- a CDS encoding VWA domain-containing protein gives MFRNKCISLCALSLLFGGVTVTAQEDASRLRVQVVLVQLNIAVTDSHGNYVAGLKPEDFEIVEDNITEKMATFEEGNEPTRRILTSAPLQAPSQDVATMPGAGATLPDVADRQQKIPGANVFILFDTSNYMYRGFVYAQDSIADFVRSLDSVSKLALYSYSRDLSRVTPLTPDRSQILHGVRYTVAGDNAALYNSLLLTVKDAAPLSGRKAIVVFSNGPDNASLVPPEDIAELAQSTGTIIYMISTRAAQAEPISTAVFERMSKATGGKAYFSKDWRDEKDAFASIRDDLAHLYTLSYYPQFNANHGWRKITVKLVGKDKQKYHIRTREGYRVIQQTQKPSEGASFASAESATK, from the coding sequence ATGTTCAGGAACAAATGCATCTCTCTCTGCGCGTTATCGCTTCTGTTCGGAGGCGTTACGGTCACGGCCCAGGAAGACGCCTCCAGACTCCGTGTCCAGGTCGTCCTCGTTCAGCTCAATATTGCGGTCACCGACTCGCACGGAAACTATGTCGCCGGCCTCAAGCCAGAAGACTTCGAAATCGTCGAAGACAACATCACCGAGAAGATGGCGACGTTCGAAGAGGGCAACGAACCCACACGTCGCATCCTGACATCTGCCCCACTGCAGGCTCCCTCACAGGACGTCGCGACGATGCCCGGCGCTGGCGCAACGCTCCCGGACGTAGCCGACCGGCAGCAGAAGATCCCCGGAGCCAACGTCTTCATTCTCTTCGACACCAGCAACTACATGTACCGTGGCTTCGTTTACGCGCAGGATTCGATCGCTGACTTCGTCCGCTCCCTCGATAGCGTGAGCAAGCTCGCCCTCTACTCCTACAGCCGCGATCTCTCACGCGTCACCCCGCTCACGCCAGATCGCTCACAGATCCTCCACGGCGTCCGCTACACCGTGGCCGGCGATAACGCCGCCCTCTACAACAGCCTTCTGCTCACGGTGAAGGACGCCGCCCCGCTCTCCGGACGCAAGGCCATCGTCGTCTTCTCAAACGGGCCAGATAATGCAAGCCTCGTCCCACCGGAGGACATCGCCGAGCTCGCCCAGTCGACCGGAACCATCATTTACATGATCAGTACACGCGCCGCGCAGGCCGAACCGATCTCCACTGCGGTCTTCGAGCGCATGAGCAAAGCCACTGGCGGCAAGGCCTACTTCTCAAAAGACTGGCGCGACGAAAAAGACGCCTTCGCGTCGATCCGCGACGACCTCGCCCACCTCTACACGCTCAGCTACTATCCGCAGTTCAACGCGAACCATGGCTGGCGCAAGATCACCGTGAAACTCGTCGGCAAGGATAAGCAGAAGTACCACATCCGCACCCGCGAGGGATACCGAGTCATTCAGCAGACACAAAAGCCATCTGAAGGTGCATCCTTCGCCAGCGCGGAATCGGCGACGAAATAG
- a CDS encoding OmpA/MotB family protein: MRTRIEAEAHQRDRWLVSYADLVTLLFAVFVVLFAFSWHSKQRMSTVSNAIHTGFDALSADPPVVSPPANSSNVLLDPVDPTDGSMVGTPPPHYNTAELSKQLEGVLGDSISKKEIVMQQTQDGLIISLRELGFFNSGASNLLPGAEEKLQGTAKILMDHGLELRVEGHSDDQPIHNAMFQSNWELSTARAMSVLLLLVDHAGFPPEKISVAGYGPYRPVADNSTPEGRRTNRRVDLVVITPKGKDEKAE, encoded by the coding sequence ATGAGAACGCGGATTGAGGCAGAGGCGCACCAGCGTGATCGCTGGCTGGTCTCCTACGCCGACCTGGTGACGCTTTTGTTCGCGGTATTCGTTGTGCTGTTTGCATTCTCGTGGCACAGCAAGCAGAGGATGAGCACGGTATCGAATGCGATCCACACCGGCTTCGACGCGTTGAGTGCCGATCCTCCGGTGGTGAGTCCTCCAGCCAATAGCTCCAATGTCCTGTTGGATCCTGTGGACCCTACGGATGGGTCGATGGTCGGGACTCCGCCGCCGCACTACAACACCGCGGAACTCAGCAAGCAGCTTGAAGGCGTCCTTGGGGATTCGATCAGCAAGAAAGAGATCGTGATGCAGCAGACGCAGGATGGGTTGATTATCAGCCTGCGGGAGCTTGGCTTCTTCAATTCGGGTGCCTCGAACCTGTTGCCTGGTGCGGAGGAGAAGCTACAGGGAACGGCAAAGATTCTCATGGATCATGGGCTGGAGCTTCGGGTGGAAGGACATTCGGACGATCAGCCGATCCACAACGCGATGTTTCAATCGAACTGGGAGTTATCGACGGCGCGGGCGATGAGCGTGCTTCTCCTGCTTGTCGATCACGCAGGTTTCCCGCCGGAGAAGATATCGGTCGCGGGGTATGGGCCTTATCGTCCGGTGGCGGATAACAGCACGCCGGAAGGACGGCGCACGAATCGTCGCGTGGACCTCGTCGTGATCACACCGAAAGGCAAGGATGAAAAGGCGGAGTAA
- a CDS encoding flagellar motor protein, whose product MPKRHIDRSTVMGVLLAVFGIVAGLLLDGGSVKQIIQPTAALIVLGGTLGAIMIQFPLHTVREAMGEMRHVLVDTKPLSPDFVEELVGWCLTVRRNGMLALDPHLNDIKDPFLRKSLTFAVDGIAVRELREMMEIDLTIHEEREESVTKVLEAAGGFAPTLGIIGAVLGLIQVMQRMDNVGEIGKGIAVAFVSTLYGIGVANLFFIPLAGKLKIRMRERQVVREMTLDSVISIVEGISSRALRQRLQSYLVEQRAVVAAQAAPEMAVP is encoded by the coding sequence ATGCCTAAACGACATATCGATAGAAGTACAGTGATGGGCGTGCTGCTCGCGGTGTTCGGCATCGTGGCTGGTCTGCTACTGGATGGCGGCAGCGTGAAGCAGATCATCCAACCGACAGCGGCGCTGATCGTGCTTGGCGGAACGCTCGGCGCGATTATGATCCAATTTCCGTTACATACTGTCCGCGAGGCAATGGGCGAGATGCGGCATGTGCTTGTCGATACGAAGCCTCTTTCGCCGGACTTTGTGGAAGAGCTTGTGGGCTGGTGCCTGACGGTTAGACGAAACGGCATGCTTGCGCTCGATCCGCATCTCAATGACATTAAGGACCCATTCCTGCGCAAGAGCCTCACCTTTGCAGTGGACGGAATCGCGGTGCGTGAGTTGCGCGAGATGATGGAGATCGACCTCACCATTCATGAGGAGCGAGAAGAGAGCGTGACCAAGGTGCTCGAGGCGGCCGGTGGATTCGCACCTACGCTTGGGATCATCGGCGCGGTGCTTGGGTTGATCCAGGTCATGCAACGCATGGATAACGTCGGCGAGATCGGCAAAGGGATCGCGGTTGCGTTCGTGTCTACCCTCTATGGGATCGGGGTCGCCAATCTCTTTTTCATTCCGCTTGCGGGCAAGCTGAAGATCAGGATGAGGGAGAGACAGGTGGTTCGCGAGATGACGCTGGACTCTGTCATTTCGATCGTGGAAGGCATCAGCTCTCGGGCATTGCGGCAGAGGCTGCAATCGTACCTTGTGGAGCAGAGGGCCGTAGTGGCGGCACAGGCTGCTCCGGAGATGGCGGTACCGTGA
- a CDS encoding flagellar FlbD family protein — protein sequence MVAVTGLNGIIFAINSDLIEHVEATPDTVITLTTGNKLVIREGLEELTAKVIAFRHAVQTGFYRETDHTDA from the coding sequence ATGGTTGCTGTGACGGGATTGAACGGCATCATTTTCGCCATCAACAGCGATCTCATCGAGCATGTCGAGGCGACTCCAGACACCGTTATTACCCTGACAACAGGCAACAAGCTTGTTATCCGGGAAGGTCTCGAGGAACTCACTGCGAAGGTGATCGCCTTTCGGCATGCAGTGCAAACCGGGTTCTATCGTGAAACGGATCATACCGATGCCTAA
- a CDS encoding flagellin translates to MSLSILNNISALQAENQLSITTAAANKSLQQLSSGSRINSGSDDAAGLAISDGLNANVAALNQSSLNATNAIGSLQTADGALAQVTALLNRSVTLATEASNTGLSTAQSTAIDNEFQALLTQIGNINSSTNFNGTAVFGSTVSAFTSDGTSAGTVSIGASVSATDVSTLSLSSSNLTTTSSAAAALTAISAAVSKVSAERGTLGAAVEQLQAASTVDTNESANLVSASSNITSADISTVVANDTKYSILQQTGISALQQANQQAQTVLKLLQ, encoded by the coding sequence ATGTCACTCAGCATCCTCAACAACATCTCGGCTCTCCAGGCAGAGAACCAACTCTCGATCACAACCGCAGCGGCCAACAAGAGCCTTCAGCAGCTCTCCTCTGGTTCGCGCATCAACTCGGGCTCGGATGACGCCGCCGGTCTCGCTATCTCCGACGGTTTGAACGCCAACGTCGCCGCCCTCAACCAGTCCTCGCTCAACGCGACCAACGCGATTGGCTCGCTCCAGACCGCTGACGGCGCTCTCGCTCAGGTCACCGCTCTCCTCAACCGCTCCGTGACGCTCGCGACCGAAGCCTCCAACACCGGCCTCAGCACCGCGCAGTCCACCGCCATCGACAACGAGTTCCAGGCGCTCCTCACCCAGATCGGCAACATCAACTCCTCCACCAACTTCAACGGCACCGCGGTCTTCGGTTCGACCGTCTCGGCCTTCACCAGCGACGGCACCAGCGCAGGTACCGTCAGCATCGGCGCTTCGGTCTCCGCGACGGACGTCAGCACCCTCTCGCTGAGCTCCTCGAACCTCACCACCACCTCCTCGGCCGCTGCTGCTCTCACCGCCATCAGCGCCGCTGTCTCGAAGGTTTCCGCCGAGCGCGGTACACTCGGTGCCGCCGTCGAGCAGCTCCAGGCCGCGTCCACCGTTGACACCAACGAGTCGGCCAACCTGGTCAGCGCTTCCAGCAACATCACCTCCGCCGACATCAGCACCGTCGTCGCAAACGACACGAAGTACTCCATCCTCCAGCAGACCGGTATCTCGGCTCTCCAGCAGGCCAACCAGCAGGCGCAGACCGTCCTCAAGCTCCTGCAGTAA
- the fliD gene encoding flagellar filament capping protein FliD yields the protein MSTTSSTLTSVLTALGGSTGIDVTDAVDAILYADRAPERGWQAQQTTLNTQAAAIEQIQSEASSLSDSLSDLQTSGGVLSSTSATSSNTSVLTASAVDSTAAGSHIIVVNSLATTGSWYSAAETSSSTALSAGSFSITANGTTTPITINSGDTLTSLAASINSQSLGVTASVVTDSSGARLTLVSQKSGSAADVSVSGATGLSFTRANTGADASLTVDGVPISSASNTVTGAISGVTLNLLSSSAGSEISLNLAPDTSSISTAVSSFVTAYNTLIKDVNSQFAYDKSTNTAGTLSGDSTIFALQSALLGATNFTGTTGSITSLSQLGISTNEDGTLSLDTDTLNSAVSSNSSAVASFFQGASSNGFAASVTNTLNTYTDSTQGAFTIDLKSISSEYTDLGNQIDTLELYVTSQQSILTAKYNAADIAIQELPQKLKQINALLNPNSDNSSS from the coding sequence ATGAGCACAACCAGTAGCACACTCACTTCGGTCCTCACCGCTCTTGGGGGCTCCACAGGAATCGACGTTACCGACGCGGTCGATGCCATCCTCTACGCCGATCGCGCTCCCGAACGTGGCTGGCAGGCCCAGCAAACCACGCTCAACACACAGGCCGCGGCCATCGAGCAGATCCAGTCCGAAGCATCGTCGCTCTCCGACTCCCTCAGCGACCTGCAAACCTCCGGCGGTGTGCTCAGTTCCACCTCGGCAACAAGCTCCAACACCAGCGTCCTGACGGCCAGCGCAGTCGACTCCACGGCAGCCGGCAGCCATATCATCGTGGTCAACAGCCTGGCCACCACCGGCTCATGGTACTCCGCAGCCGAGACGTCGAGTTCCACAGCCCTCTCCGCCGGCAGCTTCAGCATCACCGCCAACGGCACCACAACGCCAATCACCATCAATAGCGGCGACACCCTCACCTCTCTGGCCGCTTCCATCAACAGCCAGTCCCTCGGCGTCACCGCTAGCGTCGTCACCGATAGCAGCGGCGCCCGTCTCACCCTCGTCTCGCAAAAGTCAGGATCTGCCGCCGACGTCTCCGTCTCGGGCGCAACCGGACTCAGCTTCACCCGCGCCAACACCGGTGCCGACGCCTCCCTCACAGTCGATGGTGTCCCCATTAGCAGCGCGTCCAATACCGTCACGGGAGCCATCTCCGGCGTGACCCTTAATCTTCTCAGCTCCTCCGCGGGCAGCGAAATCAGCCTCAACCTCGCGCCCGATACCTCCTCGATCAGCACTGCGGTCAGCTCCTTCGTCACCGCCTACAACACTCTCATCAAGGATGTAAACTCGCAGTTCGCCTATGACAAGTCCACCAACACCGCGGGCACGTTGTCAGGCGACAGCACGATCTTTGCTCTCCAGTCCGCCCTTCTCGGGGCAACGAATTTCACGGGCACAACTGGTAGCATCACCTCCCTCTCGCAACTCGGCATCAGCACCAACGAGGATGGAACCCTCAGCCTCGACACAGACACCCTCAACAGTGCCGTCTCAAGCAACAGCAGCGCGGTAGCAAGCTTCTTCCAGGGAGCCTCGAGCAACGGATTCGCCGCTTCCGTCACGAACACCCTCAACACCTATACGGACTCTACCCAGGGCGCCTTCACCATCGATCTCAAGAGCATCAGCAGCGAATACACGGATCTCGGCAACCAGATCGATACTCTCGAGCTCTATGTAACCTCCCAGCAGAGCATCTTGACGGCGAAGTACAACGCGGCTGACATCGCCATCCAGGAACTTCCGCAGAAGCTCAAGCAGATCAATGCTCTTCTCAATCCAAATAGCGACAACAGCTCTTCGTGA
- the fliS gene encoding flagellar export chaperone FliS yields the protein MTNNTASLTYRRAATQQASVVGLVIALHDTLIGDLRRAAEAMEKNDIASRCEQLIHGFKVLQQLEAMLDMNNGGQTALNIRRFYTHVRGQMLAAQFKLSPEILHDQIRIVLEIRQAWHHVDSAPMEARTTTTSSYTSGQESVSQAIQPEAQTSFSCNG from the coding sequence ATGACAAACAACACGGCATCCCTAACATATCGGCGGGCCGCGACCCAGCAGGCATCCGTGGTCGGCCTCGTCATCGCACTGCACGACACCCTCATCGGCGATCTCCGGCGCGCCGCTGAGGCCATGGAAAAGAACGACATCGCCAGTCGGTGCGAGCAACTGATTCACGGCTTCAAAGTTCTCCAGCAACTCGAAGCCATGCTCGACATGAATAACGGTGGACAGACGGCGCTCAACATTCGCCGCTTCTACACCCACGTTCGCGGCCAGATGCTCGCGGCACAGTTCAAGCTCTCACCCGAGATTCTGCACGACCAGATTCGGATCGTCCTCGAGATCCGGCAAGCGTGGCACCATGTGGATAGCGCTCCGATGGAGGCGCGCACCACGACTACATCGTCCTACACTTCGGGGCAAGAGTCAGTGTCGCAGGCAATACAACCTGAAGCGCAAACTTCCTTCTCCTGCAACGGCTAA
- a CDS encoding TetR/AcrR family transcriptional regulator C-terminal domain-containing protein produces the protein MIERRVRPVFEQVAKFPECDTAEKTLQTFGLNLLRIALSPEQISLIRMISMESERYPELAKRFYENGPKRGEDALAAYLSDQVKVKRVRDEDSLTMARHFMSLITGSPVRWFVLGFDTEPLSERSLRKHVEGVVRVFLRAYAAL, from the coding sequence GTGATCGAGCGCCGCGTGCGCCCTGTTTTTGAGCAAGTGGCGAAGTTCCCGGAGTGCGATACCGCGGAGAAGACGCTGCAGACTTTCGGCTTGAACCTTCTACGCATTGCCTTGTCGCCGGAGCAGATTTCGCTGATCCGGATGATCAGCATGGAGTCTGAACGATATCCGGAGCTCGCGAAACGCTTCTATGAGAATGGCCCCAAGCGCGGCGAGGATGCACTCGCCGCTTATCTCTCGGATCAGGTCAAGGTTAAGCGTGTGCGGGACGAGGATTCTCTCACGATGGCGCGCCATTTCATGAGCCTCATTACAGGAAGCCCGGTGCGTTGGTTCGTTCTGGGGTTCGACACCGAACCCCTTTCGGAACGCTCGCTCCGGAAGCATGTGGAAGGAGTGGTCCGTGTGTTCCTGCGAGCCTATGCGGCGCTTTAG
- the flgL gene encoding flagellar hook-associated protein FlgL, translating to MRFVPNITSDVISDIQSSEQGLSTALQQVSSGQRVSVPSDDPAASAALVQLQTKAANVDQYTTNAESVLSQAQGADSVLTSVVALLNQAITTGTEGANSTSSTSDRQTLSTTIQGILSNVVSLANTTYQGISLFGGTVSGTAAFTADATSSTGYKYNGNSSVNSVQVGDTLTVQANIPGSTLFDNSSASVLGALSGLSKALSSGSSSAIGTATTAVTTALNYVTQQHVIYGNSINQLTSQETYLASDKVTLTASESSLTGIDTATAAENLTAAETDNSAVLAAAAKVLQNSLLNYLK from the coding sequence ATGCGCTTTGTTCCCAATATTACCTCCGACGTCATCTCCGACATTCAGTCGAGCGAGCAGGGTCTCTCGACCGCACTGCAGCAGGTGTCTTCAGGCCAGCGGGTCTCCGTGCCCTCCGACGATCCAGCAGCCTCCGCCGCACTGGTGCAGCTACAGACGAAGGCCGCGAACGTAGACCAGTACACGACGAACGCCGAGTCGGTACTGTCGCAGGCGCAGGGCGCTGACTCCGTTTTGACCTCGGTGGTTGCGCTTCTGAACCAGGCGATCACGACCGGGACCGAGGGCGCGAACAGCACGTCCTCTACTTCCGACCGTCAGACGCTCTCGACGACGATTCAGGGGATCCTTTCCAACGTGGTCTCGCTCGCAAACACGACCTACCAGGGCATCTCCCTTTTCGGTGGCACGGTGAGTGGGACGGCGGCGTTTACTGCCGATGCGACTTCCTCCACGGGCTACAAATACAACGGCAACAGCTCGGTGAACAGCGTCCAGGTTGGCGACACGCTCACCGTTCAGGCAAACATTCCGGGCAGCACGCTCTTCGATAACTCGAGCGCGAGTGTTCTGGGTGCTCTCAGCGGTCTTTCGAAGGCCTTGTCGAGCGGCTCGAGCTCTGCCATCGGCACGGCGACGACCGCAGTGACTACAGCTTTGAACTACGTGACGCAGCAGCATGTGATCTACGGCAACTCGATCAATCAGCTCACCTCGCAAGAGACTTACCTCGCGTCGGACAAGGTTACTTTGACTGCGAGCGAGAGCTCGCTCACGGGAATCGACACTGCAACGGCGGCTGAGAACCTGACCGCGGCCGAGACGGATAACTCGGCTGTGCTTGCTGCGGCGGCGAAGGTGCTGCAGAACTCGCTGCTCAACTACCTCAAATAA